The Heterodontus francisci isolate sHetFra1 chromosome 4, sHetFra1.hap1, whole genome shotgun sequence DNA window ATGCGGCagccacataaaatccagcctgttaactttgtttctctctgcacaaatgctgccagatctgctgagtatttccagcactttctgtttttatttcagatttccagcattcgcagtattttttttttttgcttttgttttatggaATTACAATTTATATTCGTTTAGGATTTGGCTAAAAATGAAGTGCTGCTGTCAACCCACTGCAAAAATAATGCGTCGACAAGTAAAAGCAAATGAAAAAACTTGTTCAGTCCTTAAAAAAACTACCAAAAATAGTTGTACAAAATTTTTCAAAGATTAATACAATTCAACTGCAAACTTTAATAATGCACAGATTCGGTACCAATGTTCAATAAATATGCTATATTTATTTCATTACTTTGATAATGTCCTTGAAACCTGGGGAAACTGTAAATTTGAAGAGTGGTAGAAAAACTGCTTAACGGCCTTCACAGTAAAGTTAGAGGCTTCAATAACATCTGGTAGTCACCAGTCACATTTGCTTGCAGGTTGTCCCCAGTGTTAGGATCACTTTTTTCTTTGTAGTACTAACATGGAAGACAAACCACCAATTTGCATTTTGATTTCTGAAGGTCAGCATCACAAAGAGGTTGCAGCTACATCAGAGGTAACCAtggagtaaaaaaaaaatcagcttctatATTTCCAGTTGGAAGTGCAAATCGTGGAATTGCACGGTCAGCCCCTAGTTTCTTAATttgaatggatggaaaatcacGGGTAACGTTGCACAGAAGTGAAGATTTACCCACATATTTGTAGCACATGTATGTTCATATAAGTCTTGCTCTCTGAAATAATGCACTAATACAAATGAGTCAATAGCAGTGCCTCCAGAGATATTTATTAATGGAATGGAGTTCCAAGAGATTCAAGAGGCATTCGAACTTTCTCAGAAGCCAGTGATGCTGGCGCTGTATGCTCTTTGCCACCATTTAATTTAGTTCAGGTAGGATAAGCTCTTTGCCTATCAGTACAGGCCAgtaatggggttttaacattgatgGCCTCTACCGAATTTACCCTAGCATTAGGGAAGATCCACGCCTGAAACTTAAAATCATGAATCTTGCGCAAATTTGTTTATGTTACCAGTAGTGCTCTGAATTTGCTTTGCAATGAACGTGGGGCAATTTCAGAGCACAAGCAGCTGTACACACAGTCCAGTGGAGACAGTATGACAATATAAGTGCCCCATTTAACCACAAATCTGGCAATAGTTTCAACAATTAACTTAGTGACAGATGCGTTCTTATGTGTAGTGACTATGAGTGTAACAGGAGATAAGATAGTTCCTGTGTTTCTACCACTTCAAAGAATATTTCAGATAAAGGCATTCCCCAAAGGGCCACAGACAGGTAATATTAGGACATTGAAGCCAATCTCATTGAGGATGCATCTTTGTGGCATTCAAACATATTTTGTTTTCTTATTTTTGAAGACATTGCTAGTTTCAGACGTATTGCATTATGGAAACCTGATCTTAGTATTTGAATGAAGGCTCTGACAGCCTTTAAACTGGATTTGTAATCGTTGCAATGGTAGAGGAACGTTGTGGCACCAAGTTATTGCCACTGAACAGTTCATTGCAGAATGTTACATTACTTCCTAACCAACCCTGAGTCGAAATGAAAAATCACTGTACAGAGAAAAGCATTGACAaacactgtataactctatgacttggaTTTCCACACTTGTTGAATATAGAGCAGTAACCAGAGTGGGCAGGCAGCTCACTATCTCGTTTCGTTATCGACCACTGATTCTACAGGAATAACTGAATTCCACAGAAGAAACCCATGTACTCTACTTTGCATTTTAAATGGTTTTACTTAATCCCTTCCTTGTATAACACAAATGTTGTGAACTTGGTGTGTATGTGAATAACGGAAGAGGATTTTTCAGCAAAGCTTCAGATTTATTCTAATCATAATGCAGATAAGGCACATGCTGCAAATGATATTCTTCTTTAAGATAACATGAAACGTTACAAAGGCACTTGAATTTTAGAACCGGAACACCAAAAACCAAAAGCTCGCCAATtgctatttttgtatcatctaagGTTTATGTCAACCGCGATTTAACAATGAAGAGGGAACTAAATTCTAGCATAAACACACATTTTACTCTTATTGCCAGTAGCGTGAAACATTTAGAATATAACTATTTATGTAAAGTTACTTTCATATTTGGGAGGCGTTCATTGTTCAAGCTATTTGGGCGTGGCATTCTTGTTCTGAAATCCTTTTAAATATCAATCAAAAGGTATGTTGAATCGACCTGTTATTCTTGAGTTCTGTTCATTTTGCTAAGAAATAGCTTTTTGGTCCCTTTTTTTGCACATTTTAACAAACGCCCATCAAAATGGAACTGGTCAGGAGCATTGCATGGGCAATTTTTGTATCAGATAGTATTATATTACATTGTACAGATAACACAAGTAAATGTGTAATTAATATACCTGAAATGAGGTAAGTTGCGGGTTAACATAAATATGAAAACTAGTCAAATTATATTATTAGAGAGCTTAATGTGTTTGCTGGCCCACCCTTAACACCAAAACAGATAAATAGATTTGATTAATCCCCCTCCCCGCCCGCGCGATATATATCGTATAACTAGTTTATGTAATCTAAACACTTCCCGTGGTTAACTAATGTAATTTCTGCATGCAATTTCTAACTTCCTCATTTCTTTAACATGAAGAGAAATATTTAAGGCAGGGTTTCTTTACACCTTTGGCAGCAGTTACTGTTAGGTTTTATTCAAACTACAATAGTAcaaacagtgtggctttcgtgcagagagatcgactattgacatgctgttctcccttcgtcagatacaggagaaatgccgtgaacaacagatgcccctctacattgctttcattgatctcaccaaagcctttgacctcgtcagcagacgtggtctcttcagactactagaaaagatcggatgtccaccaaagctactaagtatcatcacctcattccatgacaatatgaaaggcacaattcaacatggtggctcctcatcagagccctttcctatcctgagtggtgtgaaacagggctgtgttctcgcacccacactttttgggattttcttctccctgctgctttcacatgcgttcaaatcctctgaagaaggaattttcctccacacaagatcagggggcaggttgttcaaccttgcccgtctaagagcgaagtccaaagtacggaaagtcctcatcagagaactcctctttgctgacgatgctgctttaacatctcacactgaagaatgcctgcagagtctcatcgacaggtttgcgtctgcctgcaatgaatttggcctaaccatcagcctcaagaaaacgaacatcatggggcaggatgtcagaaatgctccatccatcaatattggcgaccacgctctggaagtggttcaagagttcacctacctaggctcaactatcaccagtaacctgtctctagatgcagaaatcaacaagcgcatgggtaaggcttccactgctatgttcagactggccaagagagtgtgggaaaatggcgcactgacacggaacacaaaagtccgagtgtatcaggcctgtgtcctcagtaccttgctctacggcagcgaggcctggacaacgtatgccagccaagagcgacgtctcaattcattccatcttcgctgccttcggagaatacttggcatcaggtggcaggactatatctccaacacagaagtccttgaagcggccaacatccccagcttatacacactactgagtcagcggcgcttgagatggcttggccatgtgagccgcatggaagatggcaggatccccaaagacacattgtacagcgagctcgccactggtatcagacccaccggccgtccatgtctccgttataaagacgtctgcaaacgcgacatgaaatcgtgtgacattgatcacaagtcgtgggagtcagttgccagcattcgccagagctggcgggcagccataaagacagggctaaattgtggcgagtcgaagagacttagtagttggcaggaaaaaagacagaggcgcaaggggagagccaactgtgcaacagccccaacaaacaaatttctctgcagcacctgtggaagagcctgtcactccagaattggcctttatagccactccaggcgctgcttcacaaaccactgaccacctccaggcgcgtatccattgtctctcgagataaggaggcccaaaagaaagtacaAATATAACACCACTTCAAAATTATAGGATGCAACTTCAGGGTTATCGGGAACTAAATAAGACAATCCCAGCTTCTAGTGACAGGTTAGAATTAgaatgagaacattacagcgcagtacaggcccttcggccctcgatgttgcggcgacctgtgaaaccatctgacctacactattccattttcatccatatgtctatccaatgaccacttaaatgcccttaaagttggcgagtctactactgttgcaggcagggcgttccacgcccctactactctctgagtaaagaaacgcccctgtcgagaatcatcttcgctatcctttcctctacatctctggaactatttggaggtctataaaagactcccaacagggtgacctcacctctcctgtttctaacctcggcccatactacctcagtagacgagtcctcaaacgtcctttctgtcgctgtaatactctccttgattaacaatgccacgcccccccccccttttaccatcttctctgttcttactgaaacatctaaatcccggaacctgcaacatccattcctgcccctgctctacccatgtctccgaaatggccactacatcgagatcccaggtaccaacctatgctgcaagctcacccaccttattccgtgctcctggcgttgaagtagacacactttaaaccaggttcttgcttgccagtgccctcttgcgtccttgtaaccttatccctgacctcactactctcaacatcctgtactctgtcaccacattttaggttcctattcccctgctgaattagtttaaacccccccgaagagcactagcaaatctcccccccaggatattggtacccctctggttcaggtgaagaccatcctgtttgtagaggtcccacctaccccagaaagagccccaattatccaggaaaccaaaaccctccctcctgcaccatccctgcagccacgtgttcaactcctctctctccctattcttcgcttcgctatcacgtggcacgggcaacaacccagagataacaactctgtttgttctcgctctaagcttccaccctagctccctgaatttctgtcttaaatccccatctctcttcctacctatgtcgttggtgcctatgtggaccacgacttggggctgctccccctcccccttaaggatcccaaaaacacgatccgagacatcacgaaccctggcacctgggaggtctACCATTTCAGGTCCCACTAATGAGCTATTCAGTCTAGTCAGTCATCAGTAGTGTCCTGAATTTCTGCAATAAcaactttaacatagtgaaacatctcaaggcgcttcacaggttcATTGTTCAGCACTGTGGGTTCAAATATGacaaatgggcagcacagtggcgcagtggttagcaccgcagcctcacaactccagcgacctgggttcagttctgggtactgcctgtgcagagtttgcaagttctacttgtgactgcgtgggtttccgtccggtgctccagtttcctcccacagccaaagacttgataggtaaaataaaagcaaaatactgcggatgctggaaatctgaaacaaaaacaagaattgctggaatcactcagcaggtctggcagcatctgtggaaagagaagcagagttaacgtttcgggtcagtgacccttcttcggaagaacttgataggtaaattggccattgtaaattgcccctagtgtagaatggtggggatgtggtagggaatatgggattaatgtaggattagtataaatgggtggttgttggttggcacagactcggtgggccgaagggcctgtttcagagttgtatcaataaataaaaataactaaACATCATATTCAAAAAGGCCACCAAAATTAAAGCTGGAGTGTAAACTTGAATTTCCAGTTTTTCAAAAAGGTGATGTTTTTGTCAGTTAATTGAATGCAAGAAATGACAGCTGAATTGCGGGGCGTTGCAGAAGGGAATGTCCATTATCCAGGGTGCATTCTTTGCTTAAAACGCTGTCTATACTGCAAGAGAATGGAGAAATCACTACCGCATTTGCAATTTTCCTGCTATTTGCTTTATTGAATACTTAAACGTTCGTATCATAATTACAGCAATATTTCCACAAAAAGAGTTTTAAGTACAATTGCAAATATCATCGTTAAAGGACCATTCCATTATCGGCAAAGAAATACTCAAATGCTGGGAGTATAGAATGCAGAAAAAGTTTCAAAATGCAGTGCCTTCCAATACTCCTTCAGTATAACTTTGCACATTTGTTGTGGCAGTTTTTGGGTTTTGCGTCTACACAAAACATTAACAAAAAATCCGAACTCTTCCATTATCACTATGATAAAACAGCTCCAAATCAACTGTATTCAGTTTCATTCCAAAAATTCTTGGCGGATGAAAACATGTACATCGACGTATATCCTACAGCAATGGAGACGTGGAAAAGGAGGGGTGAGGTGATGTTACCCTCGTCACTCCAGAGCGATTCACCTCCAACATTCTCCTTCAATCGCATAAAACTTACACCGAAAGCAGATTCTTTCAATAAGCTTTTGATTTTACGTCACTTGTGTTTCAAGCTATCAATTAGCATAATACATTAAAAAAGTCAACAACAACTTTGGAAAACCACAGCACGGAACACCAAATGCTGTTGATCATTTACTTTAATAAATTAAGCTATCGGCTTTATTTATCAGTCATTTCCTATCATGTTTGTTGAAATGACACGATTTTCCCCCTCGTACAAATGATTGCATGAAGCTTATGTAAGATGGAACAACCCAAttctacacaaaaacaagaaatgctggaatcactcagcaggtctggcagcatctgtggaaagagaagcagagttaacgtttcgggtcagtgacccttcttcggaactgacaaatattgaccttttggtcagctatatggcctggtccaatctgcatcttctcctttgttatctcttgcccaacccccacctcacttgtttataatctgtgacttttctaatatttgtcagttccgaagaagggtcactgacccgaaacgttaactctgcttctctttccacagatgctgccagacctgctgagtgaatccagcatttcttgtttttgtttcagatttccagcatccgcagtattttgcttttattttagtgtccaaTTCTACACCAATTCCCCGGCCCTGGCAGGACCTTATGCGAGCTCATGGATATGTAGGTTATGCGTTTACGCACAGATCGTCCAGTGCGAAACTCACGacaaccaaaaaaaaaagttttccgaTTCAGTTGCTGCTTTGCAGAGTATTCCTGGGCAAGGAGGGAAATGTTGGCTGGTTAGGTAACTTTGACATAAGTATTCAAATTAACCTGGCGCAATAATCCCCAGTAAGCCTGCTGAGCGAGTTAACATGATTTGAACTGCAGAATAGACAGATCACACAGATCTCGCCATCCTTCAAAAATCTATCCCCAGGGTCTGAAATACATGTCTTTGTGTTGCTATAAATTGTCTAGATCACTTGTGTGTGAAGATTTACCTCGGGGATGTTTGATTCAGCGGTTAAAATCGATATTTTCACTCACAAGACCTCACTCATGACAGCTGAGCAGGGGCGGTATTACACAGCTGTGGTACAGGCCCCTTTCTTCAAATTTGGTAACGCAGCCTGTATTTTAAAGTACCATTCAATTGTTCCACAGGTAACATTGCAGGACAGATTTTTTTACTCTCAAAACCTTAATGGTACAGCAGTCAAAATCATAGTTACACCCAGAAGCAATCCTGGGCggtattgttttttttttaaaaagcctcaaCTAGAAACAGATGTAAAGCCGCCGAGGGAGAAAGCCAGTCATAACAATTGACCAATATGACTCTACAAATAAAACGTATAAATACAATTGCAGTAaaaacagacacaaagtcacaTTAGGTATAAAGGCTCCAGCTTCCGAGCAGCGGGTGCGAGGAGCAGAGTTTGAAGCAGCTTCAGTTCGGTGGAGAGCGCAGCCCAGTGCGGATGGAGCTGGGTATTTTCACCGTAAACACGGGCAGCAGCAGCTTCTTCCCGGGGCTCGGGCTCCGCGGCTCTGCAGCTCCTGAGCCGGGCTCCCGGCCCCGCAGGCTGGCGGCTGAGACCGCGCTGCCGCCGGAGGAGATTTTCAGGCGCAGTTTGTGGGGTAAGCTCCTGACCCAGGCCGGTTCGCTGCTGCTGGCCGGTCCCCCGGGGCTTCTCCGCACAGAGCCCGTCCTGCCTCGCTCACCCCTCGGCGCCGGCTGCTGCTCCCCCCGGGTGTGGAGCCCTGCCGGCCGGATGGGGGAGAGAGGCGGGGGCCCGGAGCGGCAATGAGCGGCGACCTGGGGCTCGGGGAGGCGCAGCGCCAGCAGGTGAGACCGGAGCCGGCAGTTCTCCTCCAGCAGCTCCGCTAGTCGCCGCTCCAGCACCAACTCCCTGCAGCGCCGCTTCTGGCGCGACTTCCGCGCCGCCTCATTGTTCCGGCGCCGGCGCTCCCAGTAAATCGAGTCCTTCAGCTCCTCCGGGGTGAACTCCCGGCTCCGGCGGGGAAGAGGAGCCGGTAGCGGCCGCTCGGAGCCCCGCAGCAGCAGGCAGGAAGAGCCACTCAGCCCCGCGTCCATGGCCAGCGCCGCCACCGACCCCGGCTTTAGCCGCACTTGTAGTGGCCGCGGCCGGTACCAGCCCCGCCTCTGCTCCGGATCCAGCGGCTTCAGGCCTCCGGAGACATCTCATTGGCTTTAGGTGCCCGAACTAACCCAGCCCAAACTTCAACCGAGCTTCCCCTGCGGTCGAATAGCCAGCTGTTAGACCGCCGCTGTTAGCGGGAAATACCGAATGCTGTTTGCACAGACGCGCGGGATGCAATAAGTGGCTTCATGACAAATCCCGTTGTGATGAACGCCCCACCAAACAGTGTGAGGTACCTTGCTATGGTGTAAGGTAGAGCTCCAATGTCTGGTGAAACTTTAACAAGTAGTGAAGCACTGAAGCTGGGACCATTCTTGAACTTGCTATAAAGCGCAGTAGCCTAGATCCATAAAAGTATAAAGCTGAATTTAGGAGACAGCCCTAAGTTGTGGGAAAAAAATAACCTCTGTAAAATTGGATTAAGTACGAGAGAACTGCATGAAAACTTATCAGTGAAAACATTTACGTTTACCAAATTTCGTAAAGTTTATAGTTATGTCAGTTCATTTGGAGGTCTAGAATCACTTGAAAGTGACCTGCGCCAGATGTAAGGGAGCTTATCTACCGAAAACACCACCTTTCGCAAGAAACTGCATATACCTGGTGTTTAATCActttctgcacggaatgtcctcaaggccctacgggaaaaggaaacggtggatcctgtcggatggttccccgagcagaccgtcaaagtcatttggcggaatgcctcatcaccagaactttcaaacaagcaccaagacgtagcttggctggtggtgagaagggccctccccgtcagatccttcatgcacacccgaagtctcgccccctccgcacagtgcccccgcgttggctgtggtggggaagagacggtcgcccacctcctcctggaatgtgcctttgcaaagcaggtgtggaaagagatgcagtggtttttgtcaaggttcatcccaagcagctctgtaacacaggagtctgtgctctacgggctgttcccagggacgcacaccgagacaaacatcaactgctgctggagggctatcaattcggtgaaagacgccctttggtctgcccgaaacttgctggtcttccagcgcaaagagttgtccaccaccgaatgttgcagactggcacattccaaggtccaggactacgtgctgagggacgcactaaagcttggggcagccgcagcaaaggctcaatggggaaagaccacagtgtaaggttccccaccaagctggactgaggggctggaaccatgggaagcccctcgaactgtatcgttaatattctcaattgctgtaaatgtaaaactgtaattgacatgacaattgtgaaacggaagggttgggaagaaactcatgacattattgaaagaaactgatctcttttgcaatgtttgtattttttcgtgctgtttggaaactgtttggcaatgtaatttttacagatttttatgaataaagtatattttggaaataaaaaaaaactttatttgaAATGCTATGTGGTTTGATTTACAACATATATAAACAATGTGCTCATTCCAGTAATGCAAATTTTCTAGTGTGTTTTTAGCAAGAACCTCCTTACAAACCAAAGAGGAAATTTAAAGGCCATTCAATAAAGGGGAAATCAAACCAAGTGAAATAAGTATTCACTATGTAAGTTTAGTTAAATTATAAAATCAAACTTTTGTTTCATTACAGGTATATGTCAAAAGAACTGTCAGGAAACATAAATTACAAAAAGCATTGAGgtttttaaaaatgcaaaatgCAAAGTTCATTTTCTGTACAGCATATTTATTTAAAAAAGGTAACAGAAGGAAAGAATGGATTCCATATGCAAAATCGTTTGCAAACATAGGAGAATGGCACTTTAAGAGAGAATAATAGGATTTTTTAAAAGAGTATTTTTTTCTATTTACAAAGACTATTTCACTTAATGTTTAAAAGTGGAAACTTGTAATCAATTAATTGACATTGTACATGCAAAATATAGAACAAGGCAGTTAAACAGTCATTTGCTGGTTAATATGAAACCATAATAGTGTAGTTTGGTTTGTAATATATGCTCTTCTCAGTGTTGCTATGAGACAAAGAACAGTGCCTCTTCTGTCAGATGCCCGACAGTAGCTACCTGCACACCAGTTGTCTTTCATAAAATGGTAGGATATTTTGGAATCCTCTCTCATTCTCTTATTTTTTTCCATGTGCATTTCTTCAGGTTATTTTCATCCCAGCCTGCGTTGCTTCAGCTTCAAAGTTGATTGGTTGCTGAGAGCCataagagttggagtggggagtggggggaatcATCTGAATACTGTTGGAATCATCAGAATGTCCTTTCTTTGCATTCTACTAAAATCAACCACCATTCGTATGTACAATGAAAGTACCGCCCTTGAGAACTGGAGGATGTTTGTTGGTAGTTTTCCCCCATGCATCAACTTTTACTTCATAAAGCAGGTTTTATTACGTTCAATGTGTCAGCATATAGGTTACCATGTTTTATAAATATGAGGTACTGCTCGATAGTGTAAAGTTGCACAGCAACAGTACAAAATCAAAACTGCTTATTCAGTCGAGTCGCAAACCTCCAGAACACATTTCTGTTCAAATCTGCAGTACTAGCCACCTTTGCGTCCTGCATGTGTTCCACTGAACAGTGAATATAAATTGCAAGGATTGAGGCTTTTTTACTGTGCCAGCTACGAATGACAAATCTGAGGGCAGCCTAATACAAAAAGGCAAGGCACAGATAGATTGAACCCATGTCAATAATGAACagagatgtttttttttaaagaaaaatataaAGACTTATAGGTTTAACACTTTGCTGTTTCACATTCTTTTTTTATTATGATTAATGTGTTAGTAATGATTGCAGCCTCATCATTGTTTGGAAATATAGTTCATGCTTCTGTATCCACTTCCACATCAGCTGTTTGTGGTGCGTCAGCATCACCAAGTAATTCCGTTTCTGGTACCAACATGTCATCATCTTGGAGATTCTCAGATGCAGGTACTTCATCTACAACAGTGGGCTCATTAGGCTCATCTTCTGTGCCATTTGACTGGTCTGGAATCAAAGCAATGCGGTCTGTACCGGATGCATTTGAGGGTGCTGTTGTTACATAACCTGTGCTTGTGGAGCCACTTCCACTGTTGTGGGAACCAGTCTTTGGTACCATCTGTGGGGGTAACTGCTGAGGCATCTGCATCTGGATTTGCATTGGGTAATAATTTGGCAAATAGGCACCATAGGCTGGCATTGGCTGGTAGCCATTTACTGGAATGTATAATGGGGGTGGTGGAACCATTGGCCGTATCTGTCCTTTTACAGGTATGAACTGAGGTGGTGGAAAATGCGTTTTTTGCTTTGGCCCCACGTATCTTGCATTACTAACATTGCTGACTGGACTGGTACTGAGGGAGCTAGTCTGTGTGGCATTGCTACCCCCAGAAGGAGGAGCCGAGCTGTTATAGTTGGACAGATTTTCCCATGTTCGGAGTCTTGTGTGGATATCTTTAAACCGTGGTCTTCTTGATGGAAATTCATTCCAACACTCCAGCATCAGACTGTATACCCAGGCTGGGCAGTCATCTGGACAGGACAATACATGACGGTTTCTTATCATTTCTATGACATCTTGATTGGAATACCCACAATATGGTTGCAGGCCATAGCCAAATACTTCCCACGCCACTACTCCAAAAGACCATATGTCAGAATCGACAGAAAATTTTCCATATATGATCGCTTCAGGTGGCATCCAGCGGATTGGTAGAAGTGAATTCCCCATCAGTTTGTAGTAATCTGCGGAGTAAACCTCTCTGAAAATGCCCAAATCAGATATTTTTACATGGAGTTTATCACAAATCAAGACATTCCTAGTAGCCAGATCCTTGTGTACGACATGGTGGCTGGATAGATATTCCATGCCTGCTGCTATCTGAGTCACAATATGCAGGAAGTCAGCTGGCTCCAGTGCAGACTTCACTGTCCTGTCATCATCACTACTTCCAACATCTGAATGTGGTGACCGCATTACTAGAAATTCATGGAGGTCACTCTGGGAAGGGTAACTAAAGATCATGCTCATGGGTTGTTCTTTGGCCACTATGCCAAGCAGGCAAACAATATTTGGATGCTGCAGCCGAGATCTCATCAAAGCTTCATGTTTGAATTCTTCTCTGAGTGACACTTCTGTTTTATCCTTCATAGTTTTAATAGCTATAACTTGTGCTTGTTCACCAGGGCCTGTGCTGTACAGATGTCCCTTGTACACTTTCCCAAACCGATCCTCCCCAAGTTCTTCCATAAATCGTACTGCAGATAAACAAATATCTTTCAATTTTCCCTAGAAAGACAATCGAAAAGAAATTGGTtaagaaaagtgatgggcagaATTTCACCATTGTGCAATGTGCTTGAAATTGGGCTGGTTAGGTTACAGTTCT harbors:
- the ror2 gene encoding tyrosine-protein kinase transmembrane receptor ROR2 isoform X8: MKKIYCSQLQFAVNDGYFLTFLAPVNNITIVQGQTATLHCKVAGNPLPNIRWLKNDAPVFQEARRITIRKTEYGSRLRIQDLDTTDTGYYQCVASNGNKTITATGVLYVKLGQSPTHNPHHSSHDEDNEDGFCQPYRGIACARFIANQSIYVDSLQMQGEIENRITAAFTMIGTSTHLSDQCSQFAIPSFCHFVFPLCDDNSRNPKPRELCRDECEVLENDLCRTEYIIARSNPLILMQLQLPNCEDLPLPESPEAASCMRIGIPVDRINRFGHTDHKCYNGSGADYRGTVSMTKSGYKCQLWNSQYPHAHQFSSLEYPELGGGHAYCRNPGGQMDGPWCYTQSEARLELCDIPACHPSENSKMEILYILVPSIAIPLVIALLFFLICMCRNKHKASTPSPQRRQLMASPSQDMEMPLISPHKQGKLKDICLSAVRFMEELGEDRFGKVYKGHLYSTGPGEQAQVIAIKTMKDKTEVSLREEFKHEALMRSRLQHPNIVCLLGIVAKEQPMSMIFSYPSQSDLHEFLVMRSPHSDVGSSDDDRTVKSALEPADFLHIVTQIAAGMEYLSSHHVVHKDLATRNVLICDKLHVKISDLGIFREVYSADYYKLMGNSLLPIRWMPPEAIIYGKFSVDSDIWSFGVVAWEVFGYGLQPYCGYSNQDVIEMIRNRHVLSCPDDCPAWVYSLMLECWNEFPSRRPRFKDIHTRLRTWENLSNYNSSAPPSGGSNATQTSSLSTSPVSNVSNARYVGPKQKTHFPPPQFIPVKGQIRPMVPPPPLYIPVNGYQPMPAYGAYLPNYYPMQIQMQMPQQLPPQMVPKTGSHNSGSGSTSTGYVTTAPSNASGTDRIALIPDQSNGTEDEPNEPTVVDEVPASENLQDDDMLVPETELLGDADAPQTADVEVDTEA
- the ror2 gene encoding tyrosine-protein kinase transmembrane receptor ROR2 isoform X6, which translates into the protein MKKIYCSQLQFAVNDDEAHQSDPHGSIGPGGGQHSPLPTAKGYFLTFLAPVNNITIVQGQTATLHCKVAGNPLPNIRWLKNDAPVFQEARRITIRKTEYGSRLRIQDLDTTDTGYYQCVASNGNKTITATGVLYVKLGQSPTHNPHHSSHDEDNEDGFCQPYRGIACARFIANQSIYVDSLQMQGEIENRITAAFTMIGTSTHLSDQCSQFAIPSFCHFVFPLCDDNSRNPKPRELCRDECEVLENDLCRTEYIIARSNPLILMQLQLPNCEDLPLPESPEAASCMRIGIPVDRINRFGHTDHKCYNGSGADYRGTVSMTKSGYKCQLWNSQYPHAHQFSSLEYPELGGGHAYCRNPGGQMDGPWCYTQSEARLELCDIPACHPSENSKMEILYILVPSIAIPLVIALLFFLICMCRNKHKASTPSPQRRQLMASPSQDMEMPLISPHKQGKLKDICLSAVRFMEELGEDRFGKVYKGHLYSTGPGEQAQVIAIKTMKDKTEVSLREEFKHEALMRSRLQHPNIVCLLGIVAKEQPMSMIFSYPSQSDLHEFLVMRSPHSDVGSSDDDRTVKSALEPADFLHIVTQIAAGMEYLSSHHVVHKDLATRNVLICDKLHVKISDLGIFREVYSADYYKLMGNSLLPIRWMPPEAIIYGKFSVDSDIWSFGVVAWEVFGYGLQPYCGYSNQDVIEMIRNRHVLSCPDDCPAWVYSLMLECWNEFPSRRPRFKDIHTRLRTWENLSNYNSSAPPSGGSNATQTSSLSTSPVSNVSNARYVGPKQKTHFPPPQFIPVKGQIRPMVPPPPLYIPVNGYQPMPAYGAYLPNYYPMQIQMQMPQQLPPQMVPKTGSHNSGSGSTSTGYVTTAPSNASGTDRIALIPDQSNGTEDEPNEPTVVDEVPASENLQDDDMLVPETELLGDADAPQTADVEVDTEA